The nucleotide window ATAAACTAAAATTTCCATGATCTTAAGCTAACTGATTCAGCAGGAgaatttcttcatctacaacaCGATCGTTGAAAGACGAAGGCCAAAATAGACTAGATGATCTTGATTGGGTCACTGTAGTAGATACATCATCCAGCAAGTATGGTAGtatgtttttcttcatttcacTAGTAGATATTTCAAGATGACTTCCACATACTTTCAACAACTTCACTTTTCCAGCTTCATCCAACATCCTCAGACCAATCCAGTCTTCTGTATACAGCTTTGTCTACAGATGATCAGAAAACAAGTGAATTATGTAGAAACAGATGAGATTATGTTCTACGTAGAatgtttataattaattacctTCTGAGCAGGCAAAACAGTGCTGAAGGAACCATCAGGATAGTACCCAAACCATGAGGTCTGCTTTGGTAccaaaatttcatctttttcaaacTGATGAAAGAGAACTTATGAGCTATCAAGTTCTGAATGAAGAGTAAAATCAAGTTGGGAATATATTCCATACTCACCATAATAAGTACTAAATTTTCCAAGCTTGCAAACCTTTTCTTGTAAGTAGGGTTTCTGTGTACCTCATTGTTGAGTATTGGAAGGAACTTACATCCTTTTCTATAGTTAGCTATGTCCTGGAAAGCGCAAAATGCCACAAAACAAAGCAGAGAAGATCAGATAAGTTTGATACAGATATAGCAAAATCACATAATTTGGTTACTTACAGTTGGGATTTTTATGTAACCTGCAGGAGCAAGATGTGCCTGGAATTGCATTAAAGGACACCATTTAATAAAGGGACTACATAGTTGTATTAGTGtatatgaaaagaaaagggcAGACCTGGATAAAATTGCTGTAAATTGCTAACTTGAGCAAAGAGTCTTCAAGAATGCACCAGATACCTGACTGCCAAAATCGAAAAGACTGAAGAAACTATACTGTTTCCCCTAAAAAACATAACTTAGAGAAGTTGAAAATGTCTATGGGGTCAAAGGGAACATACACCACAGAAGGGAATAGAAGCAATCCCAGCATGAGGACCAGCTAGAGATATAAGATTCCTCACCTGTTACAGATATTACAAGAACATGAATAGAGGTATTCGTTGAATATACTAGATGATAAAGTTTTAACTTCTTACCGGAGGTCCATCATCACAGAACTCAATAACCCCTCTACCAACCATATTCCCCTGGAAAAAAAGATGAGAGGGATTGCCAGACTTGTGAAAAAAGGAGATCAAATTATGCGCGGAAACTTTAAGAGGTCTACATTAGGAAGTGCAAAGTTGCTGCTATTTTACCTGGGAGAGCCCGATTATGTTGTAACCTTCACTAAGCTCACTCATTTTCTTTAACTGTAAGTTGAAGGAATACTGAGATTAGGAACAATTGCAGGTTGATCAAGTAAACAAACACATTACACTAGCTTGACTTACCTTCTGGCAAGCAATGTCTATCTACAAACGAAAAAACAAGAAGCACGAAAAGTCATTAATTTTACTTTATCCATGATGATGAATCAGAATCATGATAAACAGAGGTAACCTGCTTGGGAAAAGGCATAAACCAGGAGTCCCACTCTCCATTACCAATTTCTCTAtacaaacagaaaaaaaaaaactttgaatttAGCTAGAACTAAATTGGTAATTAGACTTAAAAGCAACAATTAACGACTAAATTTCCCCCTGCTTCTCTAGTAAACTCTCGTCTACTGAGATGGACACATCACGAGAGCTACTAGACCAGATGATACGCGGAGAAATCCATCAtcctttgttttttttctaaaaacttGAACAGGTAAACGTAGCCATGCTTACATGCAATGTCCTGAAGAG belongs to Solanum stenotomum isolate F172 chromosome 1, ASM1918654v1, whole genome shotgun sequence and includes:
- the LOC125849069 gene encoding uncharacterized protein LOC125849069 isoform X1 produces the protein MKFTLIFINVLFTLHSITTYSLPFVVFHGISDKCSNGGITHFTELLSNWSGSSGHCIEIGNGEWDSWFMPFPKQIDIACQKLKKMSELSEGYNIIGLSQGNMVGRGVIEFCDDGPPVRNLISLAGPHAGIASIPFCGSGIWCILEDSLLKLAIYSNFIQAHLAPAGYIKIPTDIANYRKGCKFLPILNNEVHRNPTYKKRFASLENLVLIMFEKDEILVPKQTSWFGYYPDGSFSTVLPAQKTKLYTEDWIGLRMLDEAGKVKLLKVCGSHLEISTSEMKKNILPYLLDDVSTTVTQSRSSSLFWPSSFNDRVVDEEILLLNQLA
- the LOC125849069 gene encoding uncharacterized protein LOC125849069 isoform X3, encoding MKFTLIFINVLFTLHSITTYSLPFVVFHGISDKCSNGGITHFTELLSNWSGSSGHCIEIGNGEWDSWFMPFPKQIDIACQKLKKMSELSEGYNIIGLSQGNMVGRGVIEFCDDGPPVRNLISLAGPHAGIASIPFCGSGIWCILEDSLLKLAIYSNFIQAHLAPAGYIKIPTDIANYRKGCKFLPILNNEVHRNPTYKKRFASLENLVLIMTSWFGYYPDGSFSTVLPAQKTKLYTEDWIGLRMLDEAGKVKLLKVCGSHLEISTSEMKKNILPYLLDDVSTTVTQSRSSSLFWPSSFNDRVVDEEILLLNQLA
- the LOC125849069 gene encoding uncharacterized protein LOC125849069 isoform X2 yields the protein MKFTLIFINVLFTLHSITTYSLPFVVFHGISDKCSNGGITHFTELLSNWSGSSGHCIEIGNGEWDSWFMPFPKQLKKMSELSEGYNIIGLSQGNMVGRGVIEFCDDGPPVRNLISLAGPHAGIASIPFCGSGIWCILEDSLLKLAIYSNFIQAHLAPAGYIKIPTDIANYRKGCKFLPILNNEVHRNPTYKKRFASLENLVLIMFEKDEILVPKQTSWFGYYPDGSFSTVLPAQKTKLYTEDWIGLRMLDEAGKVKLLKVCGSHLEISTSEMKKNILPYLLDDVSTTVTQSRSSSLFWPSSFNDRVVDEEILLLNQLA